One Micrococcales bacterium genomic window, TCAAGCAATCGTTCGCATTGGGCTAAGGCCGCTTGGCTTAGACCAGGGCCCTCCTGGCCAAAGAGCAGGACACAGCGCTGGGGCAACTTGGCCCGTTCCAGTGGCTCGGCCCCTGGCAGGTTGTCCAACCCAATGACGCCTATTCCCGCCTCGTCAGCCCACTGGCCGAACGCCTGGGCGTCAGTGTGGTGGATGACATTGAGGTAACGGTCGGTCACCATGGCACCGCGGCGGTTCCAGCGGCGCCGGCCGATTATGTGAATGGCGCTCGCGTTGAAGGCGTTGGCTGTGCGGACAATCGCGCCAATGTTGAAGTCGTGTTCCCAGTTTTCTATCCCCACATGGAAGTCGTGACGGCGGGAATCCAGATCAGCCACGATCGCCTGGTTCGACCAGTAACGGTAGCGGTCAATCACATTGCGTTTGTCCCCGTCCACCAGTAGGTCCGGGTCATAGCGAC contains:
- a CDS encoding rRNA methyltransferase; its protein translation is MPSDASGPGAEPNFDQCVGVGPWPGPLPDDRRYDPDLLVDGDKRNVIDRYRYWSNQAIVADLDSRRHDFHVGIENWEHDFNIGAIVRTANAFNASAIHIIGRRRWNRRGAMVTDRYLNVIHHTDAQAFGQWADEAGIGVIGLDNLPGAEPLERAKLPQRCVLLFGQEGPGLSQAALAQCERLLEISQYGSTRSLNAGAAAAIAMYHWALQHAFK